Below is a genomic region from Kryptolebias marmoratus isolate JLee-2015 linkage group LG12, ASM164957v2, whole genome shotgun sequence.
ttcatcCTGACCCCTCCGTGACCTCTCAGAGCCCCCCCTCCCTCAAACCCCAACCAGCTCCTACCTGAAAGAGGAAATTACTCCAGGAGGTGTCCATGATGCGGGGGGGCCGACAAACACCCGCCTGGGAccgaggagggagggaggaggaggaggaggaggagggcccGGGGCCCGGAGCCCGGAGCCCGGAGCCCGGAGCCCGGGGACAAACGCCCCGGCGGCGGCCCGAGGCCCGGCGGCTCCCGGCGGCTACCTGCCCCGGCTGGTAGAGGCTGCCACCGGACGATGTGTCGCCTAAATGAAGCCCTTCTTGGCGCAGAAATGACTGATGACGACGTGTTTTTCTAAATGCGACAAAATGGTTGGTGTCATGATGGCTTTATGgtgtattttaaaattgtttgctTATGTCTACTGGAATAAAAATTAGTGAATTGCATGCAAAATATGAGTTATTTGTATGCGGATGAGCAGTCGGAACGTGCCAGTCGTGCTCAGGTCTCTTTACGGATCATTTCTGCTCGTTGGTCCGGAAAGGCCGCAGCAGCGGGATCCAAGCCTCGGCGTTGCGTACAGCTCCTCCCCTCTCTAGAGAGCCCCCGGTCGGCCGCGGTGCGTGGCTCCGCCTCGGTGTTTCCTTCTGGAGGATgacatctttctgtttttttttttttaatcccgcTCCGTGTCGCCCTCCCTCCCACTCtgtctttcttccttttctttttttatctcctctTCACCCCCTCTGTCCCGCTCCGCTTTAAAGGGAAAGGGTTTGGCTCGCGCACCCCCCGCGCGGACCCCGCCTCGTGCCGCGCAGCCGCTCCTCCGTAGGCCGACAAATAATTTTATCCGACATTTACTGAATCCGCGCGCCCCTTAATCCCTCCAcgccaaaaaatgaaatatcCACCACTGTTTGCTAGAAATGCACACGACCGAACGGTCCGGACCGTGTTCTCCGAACTCTTGGCTAAAATGGAGTCGGGTTTAGATAAAATGAGGCTTTATCCCACGAGCATCTTAAAGGTAACGATTCGCGCAAGTGCAACAGCTGGATCCAACATGACGTCCGTCTCCGACAGCGCTGCGCACCAAACTCCGTTCAAGATATCCtcatttcaggtgtttttgttcatcGGCGACATTAATGCGACATTAACGATTTTTACTATGTTCCATAGAAAACATACATTCACTCGGCcttcataaaatatatattttatacagctaataaatttcataaaatgttaacattttctgctaaatGAATGCAGAAACCGAAGCCATTGTCGCCAAACTCCGTTCAAAATGTTACTTATTTTAGATCCTCTTGTTTCTCGTCGTCAGGTAATGAACagaaactttttaactttttaatttaaaatgcacaTAAATACGTCCtgcataaaacaataaaaactggttttaattcaataaaatgttgacatttttattaaaatactgaAACCAAAGCCTTGCTCACCAAACTCCTTTTAAAGATTCTGTAATTTTagattttcctgtttgttggttttgtttacaGCAACAACTTATTTCCATAATCTATTACAAACATGTATATATTCAgtggtaatttaaaaaaaaactatttttatatctaataaattagttttacacTCAGAACCAACTTAACCTTGACACCAAAGaactcattaaaacacaaaataaactctcgtttctgacttttattttacttttacagtaaatttaaaaccataaaacaaacacaagataCTTAAATTACAACATATCtccaaaaactttaaacttggCTAGAATGttgataaaatacaaacattttaatttaatacattCAGTTTCCACCACAGACAGCATTAATACTCGGCGTGAGGTACTCCTAcctcaacaaaaacagcttttataaaacagattcatctcagtgaaagaaaaagaaggaacatTAAACCCAAACTGTTCAAATAATCAGCAGCCGAGAGGAAACAAACCCGGAGAACTCCAGATCCAGAACCACCACCAGAATCCGGGAcaggatgaagacttctgcacCGAGGAGCAGTCAGAAAGTACCTCAGAGAAGGTACATGTTAATAATACCTGTTAATAATAATGTCAGTAATCCGGGGGAACAGCTCCTCCTGGTGGTCGGAGTCGGTCCTGCCCTCCATGTTGGGTGAAAACTGAGTTAGGatctaaaacaagtttaacgtttgttttttgttttgtttttttacatttataagtTTAAGGAATGAGGAGCTGCTGTCATGACGTCATCTTAagtacaaacaataaaactatatttgtttctgtgtgaaataaaaacaaactcaaactttttTGTGATATTTGCTCACAAACACCAATAAATCAAACCGTCGTAGCGCCgccgccctcctcctcctcctcctcctcctcagtgccTCTTCGTGCCATCCGAGCGCTCGGCGGCGTCCATGGCGGCCATGTTCTGCGAGGCGGTGACGAGGTGCAGGACGCTGATGGCGGACTTCAGCAGGCAGATGATCCCACAGATTCCCAGCAGGCCGAAGAGCCAAGCTGCAACAAAAACTCCTGTTTTTATCTCCAAACGGACATTTTAGGCTCAGAGCTGCTTCTTTTTGTCCCTTCTCTGGTTAGGGTTAGAGACAAACTCACCAGCAGGGTTATCGATGTGGTGGAGAACGTAGAGCAGACAGAAGAACAGCTCGTTCCCGGCGCACATCACAAACAGAACCGGCTGCAGAAGAACACGCTCAGTTtctcctcacacaaacacattaaactgCAGAAGTGCAGGTGCTACTCAGACCTTGGAGGTGTAGTAGAGCCGCAGGACGGCGTTCCCTGACAGGTCGATGGTTTTGTGACTCGCCGATCCTTTGATGGTGGAGCTGAGGAAGACGAGTCAGCAGCTCAGGTCAGGGAGTGAGACACACCAACACAAAACATCCTCACAGTTTCACACGTCTTAGAAAACCTGTGCAGGTGCAGCCAGTGGCTGGCGATGTCCAGACACATGCTGAGCTGGAACAGGAAGGTGTAGGACGGGTAGAGCAGAGACAGGTTGACCAGCAGACACATGGTGGCACAGCGGTCCGTCAGCATGTCCATCATGGCTCCGAACTTTGTGGCTGCAAGAGAACAGAGTCAGCGGCCTGTCAGGCATTGCAGAGGAAACGCTGCACCCGTCAGGCGATGCAGAGGGAACGCTGCGCCCGTCAGGCGATGCAGAGGGAACGCTGCGCCCGTCAGGCGATGCAGAGGGAACGCTGCGCCCGTCAGGCGATGCAGAGGGAACGCTGCGCCCGTCAGGCGATGCAGAGGGAACGCTGCGCCCGTNNNNNNNNNNNNNNNNNNNNNNNNNNNNNNNNNNNNNNNNNNNNNNNNNNNNNNNNNNNNNNNNNNNNNNNNNNNNNNNNNNNNNNNNNNNNNNNNNNNNNNNNNNNNNNNNNNNNNNNNNNNNNNNNNNNNNNNNNNNNNNNNNNNNNNNNNNNNNNNNNNNNNNNNNNNNNNNNNNNNNNNNNNNNNNNNNNNNNNNNNNNNNNNNNNNNNNNNNNNNNNNNNNNNNNNNNNNNNNNNNNNNNNNNNNNNNNNNNNNNNNNNNNNNNNNNNNNNNNNNNNNNNNNNNNNNNNNNNNNNNNNNNNNNNNNNNNNNNNNNNNNNNNNNNNNNNNNNNNNNNNNNNNNNNNNNNNNNNNNNNNNNNNNNNNNNNNNNNNNNNNNNNNNNNNNNNNNNNNNNNNNNNNNNNNNNNNNNNNNNNNNNNNNNNNNNNNNNNNNNNNNNNNNNNNNNNNNNNNNNNNNNNNNNNNNNNNNNNNNNNNNNNNNNNNNNNNNNNNNNNNNNNNNNNNNNNNNNNNNNNNNNNNNNNNNNNNNNNNNNNNNNNNNNNNNNNNNNNNNNNNNNNNNNNNNNNNNNNNNNNNNNNNNNNNNNNNNNNNNNNNNNNNNNNNNNNNNNNNNNNNNNNNNNNNNNNNNNNNNNNNNNNNNNNNNNNNNNNNNNNNNNNNNNNNNNNNNNNNNNNNNNNNNNNNNNNNNNNNNNNNNNNNNNNNNNNNNNNNNNNNNNNNNNNNNNNNNNNNNNNNNNNNNNNNNNNNNNNNNNNNNNNNNNNNNNNNNNNNNNNNNNNNNNNNNNNNNNNNNNNNNNNNNNNNNNNNNNNNNNNNNNNNNNNNNNNNNNNNNNNNNNNNNNNNNNNNNNNNNNNNNNNNNNNNNNNNNNNNNNNNNNNNNNNNNNNNNNNNNNNNNNNNNNNNNNNNNNNNNNNNNNNNNNNNNNNNNNNNNNNNNNNNNNNNNNNNNNNNNNNNNNNNNNNNNNNNNNNNNNNNNNNNNNNNNNNNNNNNNNNNNNNNNNNNNNNNNNNNNNNNNNNNNNNNNNNNNNNNNNNNNNNNNNNNNNNNNNNNNNNNNNNNNNNNNNNNNNNNNNNNNNNNNNNNNNNNNNNNNNNNNNNNNNNNNNNNNNNNNNNNNNNNNNNNNNNNNNNNNNNNNNNNNNNNNNNNNNNNNNNNNNNNNNNNNNNNNNNNNNNNNNNNNNNNNNNNNNNGAGGGAACGCTGCGCCCGTCAGGCTGCGCCGAGGGAATGCTGCGCCCGTCAGGCTGCGCCGAGGGAATGCTGCGCCTGTCAGGCTGCGCCCCTCAGGCGGCGCCGAGGGAACGCTGCGCCCGTCAGGCGGCGCCGAGGGAACGCAGCGCCCTGCTGTTCATACAGGAACAAACTCCAGAACTCTGAAGgttctggtaaaaagaaacaggaaccCTGAAACTTAAGAACAAGGAACGTTCTCCACAGAACATTCAGGAGCTTCAGGTACCGACCCTGATTGAGCGCTCGGGCCGCGTGACCATCGAAGGCGTCCAGCAGAGCGCTGAGCAGGTAGCAGAACACGGCGGGCCACGGGCAGCACGGCATCAGGTAGAACGACACCAGAGCCAGCAGAACCCGGGCGTAACCTGGGGaacacagaaccagaacctgaggaTCAGAACCACCTGCAGACAGGTGTGACAGTCACCTGaaactctgacaggaaacagcaaacaggaagctgattagttttaggttttaatgacttttaattaaattgtgtgaattttttattttattttctgcactgtCCTGTTTCTCTATGaacagaagaaatttaaaaaagcaaaataaataataaactacatagaaatataaaaacagcttgACAGACAGGTTCTCTTTGAATCTGAAATGtataaatctatattttatctgtaattaaacagaatcaaatgcataaaaaattaaaacaaagatattaaaatacaaatgaaataggatgtttttataattttttcttttccacagcagaacttaaataaaaaaaaaaaatttaattcatCTTTAGTTATGCAGTAACTGGTTAGTGACTAGtaactagtttttattttaataaactacCTGTACAGGTGTGTTTGAGGCTCTACCTGCTCCAACATCTGGAGGAATAAAGTCTGCTGATGTGCTGGAATAACTCAGGCCGACATGATCACAtcttaatttgacattttttgaacGGAGTTTGGTGTGACCGGAAACGTCACCGCTGCTAATGCTAAGCTAGCAAACAGGAAACTCACCGATTAAATTGGGAACGAAGAGGAAAATATTCTCCTCCGCCATGATTCTGGAAGTCTGCGGCGTTTTCTGCTCCGAACCCGGCGTGTTTTCACGTTAGCTCCCCGGTGGAACGGGGCGAACCTCCGCAGGAGACCGACAGATCCGGTTCGGTTCGGGTCGAAACGACGACTTCAGAGGTGACTGAGTACATCCGGCGAGcgctttcagaataaaagcagtaTGAACGGCGCTTCTGATGTGACTGGGCTCACTTCATTTATCCTCCGGCCAACGAAGCGGCGACCCGAGTGGGCGGAGTTTAACTTCGACTGTGAGACAGAACAAACCCCCGGTCTATTAGCCTTTAACCACAATCTGAACAACaagttaaattatattttaaaacacgAGCGACGGTGATAAACCTCAGAAAGTTGTCACTCATCATCACGGTTAACCGGGTCAAGCGCCGGCGGACCGGCAAGGAGCGGACCCTTAACCAGGCTGCAGCCGACTTGAAACTCAAACgttcaattatttttatttatttcaagacAGAAAGGAGCAAATACTTCTAGCTGTATTTTAGTAACTAAGAGCTAAAATctcaaacactaaaaacaaactcagactctacagttttttgttcttttatttccccgaaagtatttttaagtttctgtacaactccaacatttcttCAAACAACTTTCACTGAACATCTGAAActccttcatccatccatctcctcctcctccaacgCCTGCTGGCCACAAACATCAACAATCAGAAAACGCTTTTATCCTAACTCTGCAGTTTATATGGTTAAATCCAGCAGTTTGACAGATGCTgagaaatcaaactttaaaataagccTCTTCTTAAAATCAAACCTTTAGTGCCGTTCCAGGATTTAtcctttattctttattatttcctgaCGTCTAAAGTGCTTCGATCCGAACAGCAACAGGAGAACAGAAGCTTTGAAAAGATTTGGAAACACCCAGCAGCAGTCGTCCAATTAACGAGTTAATTATTAATTACTGCTAGATCTGGATTAAAGGGACATTTCTAATCTTTCAACAGGActtcagagcagaaagaaaactgcagctgtttgtcttcaggaatgaacttttcaaaacaaactcaagttgGGAGAATAAACAGAGTCAGTGTCCAACGATGGCCAGCAGCGTCTCCGTCCCCGAGTGTCTCTTTACGTCCAACACGTCCTGCAGGGACATCGTTCCGCCTCAAcatttgcacaaaacaaaagaaaacatttagtttgtttttcctctaaaatcCGACCAACATTCCTGTCCTCTCAGTGCAAATGAGGTAGACGTGACTGGAGACGGCACCCCGCGGCCCGGACGGCGCCCCGCTGAGGTTCTACCCATTGGATTGTGCAAAAATCATCAGCCGTCAGTCAGAACCAAAGAATCAGACGCTGAACCGAGtcaaaaacagagtttatctttatctttttatttttcacctttaacttaattgaacaattttaaaaggattcatttattcaggttaaaaacactttgagttTAACTCGTCTCTAATTATAAATGATACATCTgcgttttaaatgtttttagatttaatattttgtcacaAACAGATAAACGTCAAACTtcaggagaaataaaatgttctgtaattttaactcggttctggttctgatccaaatCCAACAgatcgttttgtttttcttggcaCAAATCTTCTAAAATCTCAGCTCATCTCCTCAGTTTAATACTGGCTCCAAACCAAGAACTCGTCCAGAACGCTCACCTGGGAGGGAATGCTGGGAAATGTAGTCCATCTAGATTTTATAGCTCTATCACAGTAACGCTGCTCTTATCTCCACCTAGTGGTCAAAATTggcaaaaacatcttaaaaagtagcataagaacaTAAATATTCCACCTGCAGCagtaagaataataataataataacaacgaTGGCATCTTTTTGTCTGCATCTAGTACAAATTGGCTTAAGTCACGTGACAAAATAATCCTTATTTTCCTTTAGGAGTCTTAAAGTTAGTGCTTCTTCCACGACGACCTCCAGGTAAATTACATCTATATGCATCTATATATAAATAGGTagtgtgcatgtttttattcttacaaATGTGGTCTGTACACGAGCTCCATGCACTGAAATGTAGTCCTTAATGCACACAGACGAGctgaggggtcaaaggtcacggacAGGCGCACGGCTGGAGGGAAGCTCGCAGATTgtttccacaataaaactcagacgggttttatttgacattttcagacaAATCTTCAGAATCAAAGTTTAAGGTTAGAGAGGAAATAAATTTAACTGCTTCAAAGAAAAGTTTGTTCTCGTCTTTaagttctttaaaatctttggttaaaaaattacagaaaaaacttcaaatccagatttaaaacttaaataaaaaacgGGCCGAACGTTCTTTATCGAATcagagaataaaaactaaacattaacTTAAGTTTTCTGTTCAGGAACAAGAAACGAGTTTAAACGTTCCTGCGGTTCTCTGCGGTCAGAAACAATCTGCAGAACCTTCCTTCAGGGGGGGCAGAACCGAAGGTggcagtggttttattttacaaacagaaccGTTATCTACAGgtttcatcctcctcttcatcctccgcTGGGGGAGTTTAAGACTCGCCTCAGAGGCTCGGAGGACGAAGAGCAGCcgaagaggagctgaagagcagctgaagagcagctgaagagcAGCCGAAGAGGAGCcgaagaggagctgaagagcagctgaagaggAGCTGAAGGGGAGCCGAAGAGCAGCCGAAGAGGAGCTGAAGGGGAGCTGAAGAGAAGCTGAAGAGGAGCTCCCCCCCCCCAGTTCTGGGCCCAGTCCCGTCTCAGGAGTAGGACAGGTGAGATCCGTTGGAGATGTGGGAGGTGACTGACGTGCTCCGGCTGAGGCCCCCGTCGCTCCCCCCGCCTCCCCCCGGGCCCCCGGACGCCGTCCTCCTCAGCGGCTGGGGGCTGTTCCTGAGGGCCATCAGGCCGGGGCCCCTGACGCTCAGACTCAGGCCCCCGCCTCCGTAGCCCccctgtgaggaggaggaggcggaggagggcggggaggaggaggacagggagaTGGGAGGGGGCTGCGATGGGGGGGCCAGGAGAGCCAGGGACTGGGAGGAGGAGTGGGAGGAGAGGTGGTGGAGGCCCTGGGCGTGATGGGAGTAgtgccccccccctcccacccaCTCCCGGGCGCGCTCCCGCTCCCGGGGGTCGCGCTCGTCGCGGTACAGCTGCGGCGTGCTCTGATGGTGCTGGTAGTGCTGCTGcaggtgggaggaggaggaggagacggcgTGAACCCTGCCGCTCTTCGGCAGCTCGCCGTGGCTCGACACCACCGACTCGGCCCGGCCGAAACCCCCCCCGCTGTGGTTCTGACTGCGCCAGGAGGGCGTGGCCACAGAATTCTGCACGCTGTGGCTCCAGTGGCTGCCGGAGCGCGGGACGGGCCGCGACGGCCACCCGCCGGTGCCGGAGGAGGGGCTGGGGGTCGGGTAGCCCTGGTTGTAGGCCTCGGCCGAGATCCCGGTCAGCGCCATGTTGCTGAAGCCCAGAC
It encodes:
- the cdipt gene encoding CDP-diacylglycerol--inositol 3-phosphatidyltransferase, yielding MAEENIFLFVPNLIGYARVLLALVSFYLMPCCPWPAVFCYLLSALLDAFDGHAARALNQATKFGAMMDMLTDRCATMCLLVNLSLLYPSYTFLFQLSMCLDIASHWLHLHSSTIKGSASHKTIDLSGNAVLRLYYTSKPVLFVMCAGNELFFCLLYVLHHIDNPAAWLFGLLGICGIICLLKSAISVLHLVTASQNMAAMDAAERSDGTKRH